In bacterium, the genomic window GCGCGTGGTCCTGGCGACGATCCACGAGCCGCTCGCCCGCGTGCCGGCGCTGATCACGCCGCGGGTGGTCCGCGAGACGATCGCGCTGACGTGGGAGGCGGTGCGCGACCTCGGGCTGCGGCGGCCGCGGATCGCGGTCTGCGGCCTGAACCCCCACGCCGGCGAGGCGGGCCTCATGGGCCGCGAGGAGCGGCGGATCATCGGCCCCGCGGTCCGGGCGATGGCGGCCAAGGGCGTCCCGGTCACCGGCCCGCTGCCCGCGGACACGGTCTTCTTCCGGGCGGCGCGCGGGGAGTTCGCCGCGGTCGTCGCGATGTACCACGACCAGGGGCTCGGACCCCTCAAGACCCTCGCCTTCGACACCGGCGTCAATGTCACGCTCGGCCTGCCGATCGTCCGCACCTCGGTGGACCACGGCACGGCGTTCGACATCGCGGGCAAGGGCGTCGCGAGCCCGGCGAGCCTGCTGGCGGCGGTCGAACTGGCGGCAACGCTGGCGCGGCACAGAGGGCGGGCTTGAAATCCCCCCTGCCCCCCTCTGCCAAGGGGGGGGACTCTTGAACGCCAGTCACTTTCCTGCCAAGAAGTCCCTCGGGCAGCACTTCCTGCGGGATCGGGGCGTCCTTGCGCGGATCGTAGCCGCTGCGGCGCTCGGGCCGGACGACCGCGTCTTCGAGATCGGCGCCGGCGACGCGACCCTGACCACGCCGCTGGCTGCCGCCTGCGGCAGACTGGTCGCGCTCGAGACCGACCGGCGCCGCCTGCCGGCCCTGCGCGCCCGCTTCCCGGAGGGGGGACGCGTCGACATCGTCGAGGCCGACGTCCTGCACTACGACCTCGGGGCGCTCGCGCCGCTGGCGCCGCTGAAGTGTGTCGCGAACCTCCCCTACAACATCGCCACCGCGGTCCTCGACCGCCTGCTCGCGCGGCGCGGGACGTTCTCGCTGCTGGTGCTGATGTTCCAGAAGGAGGTCGCGCGGCGGCTCGTCGCCGGCCCCGGCGACCCGGCCTACGGCTCGCTCTCGCTCGCGACGCAGTACCGGGCGGAAGCCGAACTGGTGTTCACGGTACCGCGGGGGGCGTTCGCGCCGCCGCCGAAGGTCGAGTCAGCGGTCGTGCGCCTGGTGCCGCGCCCCGAGCCGCTGCTCCCGCCGGAGGCCGAGCGGGTCTTTGAGACGCTCCTGCGCGCCGGCTTCGCCCAGCGACGCAAGCTCTTCCTCAACTCGGCCGCCGCCTCGGGCCGGGCGATCGACCGCGATGCGCTCGCCGCCGCGCTGCACGAGCTCGGCCTCACGGAGAAGGCGCGGGCGGAGGAGATCCCCCTCGAGGGCTTCCTCCGCCTCGCGACGCTCCTGATAACCACCCCGGCAGGCAAGGGAGCACCGAGAGCGCATTGACGTCCCGTCACCCCGGACGCATCAGAGCGGTGGTACACTCCCACCCCCATGAGTGACATTACGATCCGCCCGGTGCGAACGAAGGCCGACGAGCGCCGCTTCATCGACTTTCTCTACACGCACTACCGCGATGCCAAGCACTGGGTGGCGCCGCTGCGCATGGAGCGGCGCAAGCTGATCGACACCCGGAAGAACCCCTTCTACCGGCACGCCGAGCGCGAGCTCTTCCTCGCCGAGCGCGGCGGGAAGATCGTCGGGCGCATCGGCGCCATCGTGAACCACAACCACAACCGGCGCCACAACGACCGGGTCGGCTTCTTCGGCTTCTTCGAGAGCGTCGACGACCCGCAGGTCGCCGCGGCGCTTCTCGAGGCGGCCCGCGGCTGGCTGCGCGGCCGCGGGATGGACGCGATGCGCGGGCCGGCCAACCCCTCGGTGAACGACGAGTACGGGCTGCTCGTCGAGGGTTTCGATCTGCCGCCGGCCGTGATGATGCCCTACAACCCGCCGTACTACGCGGCGCTCCTCGAGGGCTGCGGCCTGCGCAAGGCCCGGGACCTCTACGCCTATCTGCTGACGACGCCGGAGACGGTCGCCAACGCCAAGCTCAAGCGCGCCCACGAGGTCTTCCAGAAGCGCAGCGGGCTGGTGTACCGCTCCCTCAACATGAAGGACTTCCCGGCGGAGATCGCGCGGATCAAGCAGGTCTACAACCGCGCCTGGCAGGGGAACTGGGGCGAGGTCCCGATGACCGACGAGGAGTTCGACGCGCTGGCCGCCGACTTCAAGCAGGTCGTGGAGCCGGAGCTGGTCCTCTTCGCGGAGACGCCGGCCGGCGACGTGGCCGGGTTCGCGCTGAACCTCCCGGACATCAACCAGGTGCTCAAGGACAACCCCCGCGGCGGCCTGCTGCGCGGGCTCTGGCTGCTGCTGACCCGGCGCAGGCGGATCGACTTCTGCCGGGTCATGGTGCTCGGCGTGCTCCCGGAGTACCGGCGCACCGGCGCGGCGGGCGTGCTCTTCTATGAGTACGCGCTGCGCGCCGTCAAGCTCGGGTACCGCGGCGGCGAGGCCAGCTGGATCCTCGAGGACAACGTGATGATGGTCCGCGCCGCCGAGATGATGGGCGGCCGCCTCTACAAGACCTATCGCATCTACGAAGCGCCGCTCTAGTCCCCCTCTTCCCGACCCGTCCGGCGGATCAGAGTTCCTGGTGGTGCTCGGCGAGGTACTTCGCCACGCCCTCGGGGGTCGCCTGCATCCCGTCCTTGCCGGCTTCCCACCCCGCCGGGCAGACCTCGCCGTGCTTCTCGGTGAACTGCAGCGCGTCGACCATCCGCAGCATCTCGTCCACGTTGCGCCCCAGCGGCAGGTCGTTGACCACCTGGTGGCGCACCACACC contains:
- the rsmA gene encoding 16S rRNA (adenine(1518)-N(6)/adenine(1519)-N(6))-dimethyltransferase RsmA, with amino-acid sequence MNASHFPAKKSLGQHFLRDRGVLARIVAAAALGPDDRVFEIGAGDATLTTPLAAACGRLVALETDRRRLPALRARFPEGGRVDIVEADVLHYDLGALAPLAPLKCVANLPYNIATAVLDRLLARRGTFSLLVLMFQKEVARRLVAGPGDPAYGSLSLATQYRAEAELVFTVPRGAFAPPPKVESAVVRLVPRPEPLLPPEAERVFETLLRAGFAQRRKLFLNSAAASGRAIDRDALAAALHELGLTEKARAEEIPLEGFLRLATLLITTPAGKGAPRAH
- the pdxA gene encoding 4-hydroxythreonine-4-phosphate dehydrogenase PdxA; this translates as AGHCPLVETGPERDPLPPLGRPGAAGGRAALEALSEAICLALDGRVAGIVTAPISKEAIRAAGSPFPGHTELLAAFTGTKRYAMMLVGGPLRVVLATIHEPLARVPALITPRVVRETIALTWEAVRDLGLRRPRIAVCGLNPHAGEAGLMGREERRIIGPAVRAMAAKGVPVTGPLPADTVFFRAARGEFAAVVAMYHDQGLGPLKTLAFDTGVNVTLGLPIVRTSVDHGTAFDIAGKGVASPASLLAAVELAATLARHRGRA